A segment of the bacterium genome:
AGTCGACCTCCTCGTGATAGGCGAAGTACGCCTCGTCGAGCAGGCCGACGGCGCGCAGCGCGGCATCGGTGAACAGCATGCCGCAGCCGATCCCGGCATCGATCTCGCGCGGCTGGTCGAAGCCCTCGCCCGGCAGGGCGTTGACGCCGTAGTGCCAGACGATGCCGTGGCCGAAATAGATGTCGAGGAACGCGGCGTCGAGCAGCTCGGGCCGATCGGCGCGCAGGGCGGCGCTGGAGATCGCGCCGACGCGCTCGTGGCCGTTGAGAATCCACAACAGCGGGTGCAGGAAATCCGGCGCCACGACGGTGTCGTTGTTGAGGAGATAGACGCCGCGCGCGCCAGCCTCGAGCGCGGCGCGCATGCCCGCGTTGTTGCCGCCGGCGAAGCCCTCGTTCACCGGCAGCTCGATGACCCGCGCCCACGGGTGTCGCGCCCGGATCGCCGCCACCGAACCGTCGCGTGAGCCGTTGTCCACCACCCACACGGCCGCTCCGCCGAGGTCGGCCTGCGCCAGGCTGTCGAGACAGGTGAGGGTGTCCTGCTGGCGGTTCCAGTTCAGGACGACGACGGCGAGATCGGCGAGACGGATCTCGTCGGCGCCGGCCGCTGCCGAGCCCGCTGTCGCGTGGGGAGAAGACTGGTACATGGAGGCCGGCGGCTGGACGGCCGGAAGATACCGGCAACGCGCGCGCCGAGACAAGCGCGAACGGCCCGGGACGAGTCATCCCGACGTCGCCGATCCCGACGTCGCCGATTGACGGTCACGCCGCGACGCTGCTAGCCCGGATCATTCATGACATCGCACCTGCGAGCGCCGACCGCCGCCATCGCTGGCCGCGCGCGCTCCGTCAGCCTCGACGGACCGGTCGAGTCTGCCTGCGTCGGTCGTCGCTGCGCTGGGCCCGATCCCGCGCACGCTCGACGCTCTCGCGACGCGAGCTCATGAATGATCCGGACGAGCTCGGCACGGAGGGGTCGCATGACGTCCGCACCCGCACCGCCGCGCCAGCGCGCGCGGCAGCCCATGGCCGGTATCGTGATCCCGCTCGCTCGGGTCACCGGTGGCGCCGTCGTCGCGGCCGACCGCGCGGCGGTCCCGCTGGCGACGGACGTCTGACCGGGCCGCGATGCGGCGCGCCGGAGTCGGGGAGGACATCATGGCCACGCAGGTAGTGTGCATCTCGCGCACGCAGGCGGCGCTGGGCGAGGCGGTCGGCAACCTCGTCGCCGAGCGCCTGGGGTTCCGCTACGTCGACGAGGAGGTGATCCAGCAGGCGGCGCGGCTGGCGCAGGTGGACCCGGCGCTGGTCGCGGCGGTGGAACAGCGCCAGCCGCTGCTGCGCCGGGTGATCGACAAGCTGGCGGCGGCGCGCGATCTCATCGGCCCGGCGACCCTGATGGTCGGGGTCCCGATCCGCACCGGAGCCGCCGACAACGCGGCGCGCCGCGTCACGCCGGAGGACCTGCGCGTGCTCATCCAGGCCGCGATCCAGCAGCTCGCCAGCGACGGCCGCGCGGTCATCCTCGCGCACGCCGCCTCGATGACGCTGGCGACGCGCGCCGACGTGCTCCGCGTCCTGGTCACCGCCTCGGCCGAGACCCGGGCGCGGCGCCTGGCCTCGGCCCAGGGCATGACCGCGGAAGCCGCCAGCGCCGCCGTCGCCGCCTCGGATCGCGAGCGCCGCGACTACTTCCTCCGCTTCCACGGGCTCGCCGACGAGCTGCCGACGCACTACGACATCGTCGTCAACACCGACGCCCTCACGCCGGCGCAGGCGGCGACGCTGATCGCCAGCGCGGCGCTCGCCGCGCGGTGAGCGCTGGCCGGCGCGCGCGCCGTTTCTTGACGCTCCGGACGGGGATGATTAGCGGGCGGCGGCACGAGGTGAACGCGCCATGGAAGTCGGAGACATGAAGGCCCTGGTCCGCCGCCTCTACGAGGAGTTGTGGGGCGACGGCGACCTCTCGATCATCGATCACTGCATCGCCCGCGACTACGTGAACCATCAGCGCGTCGTCGACCCGCACCTCTCGCCGTCGGTGAGCGCGGTCGAGATCTGCGGCAGGGACATGTTCAAGACGCTGGTCGGCGCCTGGCGTGCCGGCTTCCCCGACGTCCGCACGACGGTCGAGGATCAGATCGCGGAGGGCGACAAGGTCGCCACCCGCTGGATCAGCCGCGGCACCCAGACCGGCCCGTGGATGCGCGTGGCGGCGAGCGGCAAGCCGATGCTGGTCGAGGGCATCAGCATCGACCGCATCGCCGACGGCAAGGTGGTGGAGACCTGGACCAACTGGGACCTGCTCGGCCTGATGCAGCAGATCGGCGCCGTCCGCTCGCCGCTGTGAGCCCCGGCTCACCGGGGCGGCGGCGCCATGCGGAGCCCCGATGGCCGCCCCCGAGGGGCCGACGCATGCCGACGACGTCGTCGACGGCGACCGTCCTCGCACCTGTCCCGGCCGCGGCGTCGCTCGCGGCAAGGCATTCGCCGCCGGCAAGACGCCCCGCCCCTCTCAGGACGGGCACCCCTGCAGGGCGTTGTTCACCGCGCGAATCAGCTCCTCGATCCCAGCGCTGCCGTCGCCATTCGCGTCGAGGCTGACGCACTGGTCGAGCGCCGTGCTGCCGAGCGCGATGTTGACGCCGCGGATCAGCTCGTCGATCCCGACGGTGCGATCGCCGTTGCAGTCGCCGACACACGCCGCGACCTGGGCGGTCCCGGTCGGCGCCGGCGGCGACACCGTGACCGTCGCCGGCGGCGCGGTCGCCGGCGCCGTCGCGGTGGCCAGCGCGCCGGTGGTGACGGTCGGCGTCGGCGCCACGGCCGTGGCGGTCAGCGTCGCGGGCGGCAGCGTGGACGCGACGGTGACGGTCGCGATCGGCGCGGTCGCGGTGGCTGGCGCGGTGGCGGTGGAGAGTGCGGTGCCGGTGGGCATGGCCGTGGGGGTATCGCCGCCCGGGGTCGAGGTCGGCGTCGGCGTCGGCACGCAGGTCCGGATGATGCGCGGCGTCGGCGTTGGCACGTCGGCCGTCGGCTCGCACACCAGCGTGACCACGACGCCGGCGTCGCCGAGCTGTGGTCGGTCGAGGGCGGCCCCGGCGGCGACCAGGGTCGTCCCGCTGAGGACCATCCCGTTCGCAAGCTGGGCGCAGGCAAGCGGCCGGCCGCTGCCGTTCGCTTCGATCAGCGTGCTGCCGCCGTTGGCATTGAGGACGCGGACCTTGGCGACGCCCGTGGTCCCGGGATAGGCGACCGCCGCCACCGGCGGCACATCGTCACCGGTGCAGGGGATGGCGTCGGGCCCGAAACTGGGCGGCCCTGTCCCGGGCGAGGCGACGCAGGACGGCGCCGCGTCGATCAGGGCGTAGGATGAGACCCCGAGCTCGAAGGCGCTCGAGCCGACCGGCCCCGTGCCGCTGCGCACGGTCGCCGGCGTCGGGTCGGCGGCCGAGGCATCGACGGAGACGATCGCATCGATGCCGTCGAGCCGGGCCGTGCCGCAGTCGATCAGTCCGCCGCCGGCGTTGCCGGGGCCCCAGCCGGGAATCTCCCCGAGCACGGTGCAGGACAAGCCGAGGCCGGGAACCATGCTGGGTGCCAGATGCGCGTGGGCAGCGGGAATCACGAACGGCACCGGCTCCGCCGGACGATCCTCGCGCCGGTCGCCGACGGCGAGCACGAGTTGCCCGGCGAGCGCGGAGGGAAGGGTGAAGGACACCGTCTTGACCGTGGCGCTCGATTCCTGGGCGAGCGTGCAGGTGACCACGCGCTCGAGCGTGCAATTGGCGGCGCAGCCGTCGCCGCCGACCGTGTTGCCGTCGTCGCAGGTCTCGCCGCCGCTCATCGCGCCGTCGCCACAGGTCTGCGCGTCGGCCGACCCGACGGTCGTCAGTACCAGCAACGCCGAGAGAGCTCGCCCCACTGTGCGCCGCATCGGCGTCACCTCCCATCCCTCCTTTGACGCAGCGGCCACGTCGATTACAAGCGACAGGTGATGCCTCGGACGGCTTTGCCCAATAAAGGTTGCTAGGTTGTTAGTTGTTAGGTTGTTAGTCTCAGAGGCCGTTCAGGCCTAACAACTAACAACCTAGCAACCTAACAACCTGGGGCTGCCTCGCGCGAGCAGCGAATTCTTGGGCAAGGCCGCCTCGGACGTAGCCCTTGCGATCCGCGGCGGGGGTCGCCTCCGGGTCCGCGGTCAGCGTGGAGGCGGCCGCGGCGGGGCCGGCACGCCGGCCACGGCGGCGGGCGCGGGCACCTCGCGGGTCGCGACGCGTCCACCCGTCAGCGGGCCGGCGCGGATGCGCGCCGCGGAGAATCACGGCGCCGGCGGGCACCGCGACGCGCCTCAACCGGCCGCCGCCGTCTCGCAGATGCCGTCGACGATCTGGGCCAGCGCGGTGCCGTCGACGACGGCGGGGCGGCGCGGCGCGCGCCGCGGCATGCGCAGGCGCGCCACCGCGGCCACGTCGCGCACGACGGCGACGCGCCCCTCGGCCGCCAGCCAGCGGTCGACGCTGCCGAGCCGCCCGGAGAAGACCGAGACCGCCGGCACGCCGAGCACGGCGGCCTCGCGCAGCATGGTGCCGCCGCCGCAGACCACCAGATCGGCGGCGCAGATCAGCGACGGGCCGTCCACCGCGTCGCGCAGGACGCGTATCGCCGGCAGCCGATTCGCCAGACCGTCGTACTCGTCGGCCTGCGCCGCGGTGCGCGGCAGGACGACCAGGCGGACGCCCGGCTGCGCCGCCAGGTGCTCGACCAGCCGCCGCTGTACCGCGTCGCCGCGCGGGTCGGTGTAGACCGCGTGGTGGGCGATCGGCCGGAACACCACCAGCCGCTCGTCGTCGGCGATACCGAGGGTCCGGCGGACAGTCGGATCGGCTGCGAATCCCGCCAGGTACACGTGCTCCTTGAGGCCGTCGTAGGGGCGGATGATGCGCGCCGGCACGCCGCAGGCCGCGAAGGCGCGGGGCGGAATCACCGCCGGGGCCATGAGACAGCGCGCGTGGCCGAAGGTGCGCAACCCCGGATGCTCGTAGTCGATGGCGCCGAAGAGCGGCATCCCGAGGGCGCGCGCCGCCGCGCCCTGGGTGTAGGACACGTGGCTGACGGCGATATCGAAGCGACGGCGCGCGAACGCCACCAGCGCGGCGGTGCGCTCGCGATGGCGCGCCTGCTTGGCCGCCTCGTCGCGATCCGCGTCGTGCCCGGCGCCGATCACCTGCACGCGCAGGCCGCGCGCCCGCGCCAGCGGCAGCGTGTTGGCGAAGCGCCGCGCCGTCAGCGTCACCTCGTGGCCGCGGCGCTCGAGCGCCGCGATCACGGGCTCGAAGAACAGAACGTGCGGCGTGTTCGCCAGGTCGATCCAGATGCGCATCCCGTCCGCCGCGTCCCGCCTGCTCGAACCCGCTTATCGGTCCGCTCACCCGGCGACAACCGACGACCCGTCGATGCCGGCCATTTGAGAAGCGCCGCGGCGCGCGCTACGGGCGGGGCGATGTTCGACGTCGAGGCCCATCTGCGCCGCATCGAGGCCGACGGTTTCACGGTCATCCCCGATTTCCTCGACCCCGCGACCCTCACCGAGGCGCGCCGCGTCCTCGCCTTCTACCTCGGCTCGCACCTGGGCCGGAACGACTTCGAGGGAACGCGCACCGAGCGCGTGTACACGCTGGTGGCGCGCGGCCGCGTCTTCTGGCCGATCGTGCTCGACCCGCGGGTGCTGGCGCTGTGCGAGCGCCTCCTGCAGCCCGGCTTCCTCCTCACCGCCAGCCAGGCGATCGCCATCCAGCCCGGCGAAACGCCGCAGCCCTTTCATTACGACGACACCTTCTACCGCCTGCCGCGGCCGCGGCCGATGGTGTCGCTGTCGACCATCGTCGCCGTCGACGCCTTCACCGACGACAACGGCGGCACCGAGGTGGTGCCGGGCAGCCACCGCTGGAGCGACGCCGAGCTCGGCCGGCCGTTCGACGTCCTCGCCGCGCCGACGCCCGAGCTGGCGCGCGCCGAGGCGTCGCTGGCGGAGCGGGCGCGCACGGTCACCATGCCGGCCGGCGCCTGCCTGGTGTTCGCCGGCACGCTGCTGCACCGCGGCGGCCGCAACCGCAGCCCCCACCCACGGTGCGCCGTCTCGAACCAGTACTGCGAGCCGTGGGCGCGCCAGCAGGAGAACTTCGTCCTCGCCGTGCCGCCGGAAGTGGCGCGCCAGATGCCGGAACGCCTGCGCGAGATGCTCGGCTACTCCATCCACCCGCCCTTCATGGGCCAGCTCAGCGCCAGCCACCCGCGCAAGGCGCTGGACCCGGATTACCGCAACCCGCTCGTCGCCCAGGCCCGCGCCGCCGGCGCCCGGCTGCCCGAGTAGGATCCCGTGGGCTTCCGTTCCGCGACGCGCTACGCTGCGCCGTCTCGCACGCTCACGCTCACGGAGGATCGATCATGAAGCTGCATACCGGGCTCGGCCCCAATCCACGCGCCGTCCGCATGTTTCTCGCCGAAAAGGGGATGACCATCCCGTTCGTCCAGGTCGACCTGATGAGCGGCGAGAATCGCCGCCCGCCCTACACCGACAAGAATCCCGCCGGCCAGCTCCCCTGCCTGGAGCTCGACGACGGCACGATGCTCGCCGAGATCCTCCCCATCTGCGAGTACGTCGAGGAGCGGCAGCCGCGGCCGCCGCTGGTCGGCACCACCGCCGAGGAGCGCGCCGTGACCCGCATGTGGGCGCGGCGCATCGACCTCAACATCGTCGAGCCGATGACCAACGGCTTCCGCTACGCCGAGGGCCTGACGCTGTTCCAGGATCGCATCCACTGCATTCCGCAGGCGGCCGACGACCTGAAGGCCATCGCCCGCGAGAACCTGGCGTGGCTCGACGGCCTCATGCGCGACAACCCGTTCATCGCCGGCGCGCGCTTCACGCTGGCCGACATCCTCCTCTTCGCCTTCCTCGACTTCGGCCGCACCGTCGGCCAGGCGCTCGATCCCGCCCTGCCGTGGCTCAACGGCTGGTTCGCGCGCGTGGCGACGCGGCCGAGCGCCGCGGCCAGCGCCTGAGCGCGCCGCCGCCGGGGAACCGCGCGGTCCGCGCGCCGGCGCGCGGACCGCGAATTGACATCTGCCAGTTTTTTCTGACAGACGTCAGCTCGATGACGCATCAAGTCATGCCGGCCGGGCGCGCCCCGCATCTCGCCGAGCGCGGGCCGAAGGGCGTGCGCACCCGCGAACAGCTCTTCGCCGCCGCCCTGGACGAGTTCCGCCGGGTCGGCGTCGAGGCGGCGAGCATCGGCGAGATCGCCCGCCGCGCCGGCACCTCGCGCGCCAGCTTCTACTTCCACTACCCCTGCAAGGATGCGGTGCTGCTCGACCTGCAGTGGCGGGTCGAGAGCACCCTGGTCGAGCGGGTGCGCGAGCAACGCACCCTGCGCGGCGCGCTGGCGGCGCTGATCGAGGCGCTGATCGAGGCGCAGGCGACGCTGGCCTCCGGCGACCTCCTGCGCGCCATGTTGAGCGTCTACATCCAACGCCCGCCGGGGCTCGACCTCGCCGAGCAGGCCTTCCCGTTGATGATGCAGATCGGCCGCTGTTTCGCCGCCGCCAAGGGCCGGGAGCTGCGGCGCGGCGTCGACCCCGCGCTCGGCACGCACCTCTTCCTCACCAGCCTGTTCGGCCTGGTCGCCAGCTCGCCGCAGCCGCTCGCCGAGCGGCGCGACGAGCTGCGGCAGCTCGCCGCGCTGTTCCTCGAAACGCCGCGCCGCCCGGCGCGCCGCGCCTGATCGGAGCCGCCGTGGACGCCTACGCCCGTTTTCTCGTCCGCCGCGCCGGCCTGGTGCTCGTCGCGGTGGCGCTGGTCACCGTCTGGATCGGCCTCGGCCTGCGGCAGTTGCGCAGCGAGTTCAGCATCGAGGCGAGCCTGCCGGCGCACCATCCGCTGATCGAGATCGATCGGCAGATCCGGCGGCAGTTCGGCGGCCGCAACACCGTCATCGCGCTGATCGTGCCCCGCGAGGGCGACGTCTGGCGTCCGGAGGTGCTGGAGGTCGTGCAGCAGGCGACCTTCGCGGCGCTGCACCTCGAGGGCATCATGGCGCAGAACGTGGTCAGCCTGGCGGCGCCGAGCGTGCGCGTCGTCGACGACACCGACGGCCGGCTCGAGGTCAACTACCTCATGCACGACGTGCCGCGGACGCCGGAGGCGGTGGCCGCGCTGCGCGCCCGGGTCGACGCCGACCCGCAGTTCCGCGGCATGCTGGTGACGCCGGACCAGCGCGGCGCGGTGCTGGTGCTCGACTTCTGGGACGGCAACGCCGGCATCGACATCGCCCACCGCGTCCTCGGCCTGCGCGACCAGTTCCGGGACCGCCCCGTCGACCTCTACTTCGCCGGCGAGCCGATCATCGCCCTGACCGACGTCGAGCAGTCGCAGGAGGTGGCGCTGCGCATCCCCGCCACCTTCGTGGTGATCGCGCTCATGCTGCTGATCTCGTTCCGCAACCTGCAGGGGATGGTGATCCCCATGCTCACCGCGGTGCTGAGCACGATCTGGGGCCTCGGGCTCATGGGGCACACCGGATTGGTCATCGACACCTGGAACGTCGCCACGCCGGTGCTGCTCATCGCCGTCGCCGCCGGCCACTCGGCGCAGATGCTCAAGCGCTACATCGAGGAGGTGGAGCGGCTCGGCGACAACCACGCCGCGGTGATCAGCTCGACGGTCACCATGGGGCCGGTGATGATCGCCGCCGGCGGCGTCGCCGCGCTCGGCTTCGCCGCCCTCAGCCTCACCGGCATCCCGGCCATCATGGGCTTCGGGCTGGCCTGCGCCTACGGCATCGCCAGCGTCGTCGTGCTGGAGATGACCTTCGTCCCGGCGCTGCGCTCGCTGCTGCCGGCGCCGCGGCCGATGCCGCGCCGCGACGGCCCGATCCAACGCCTGCTCGACGGCCTCGAGCAGGCGATCATGCGCCGCGGCGGCCGCGCGGTGCTGATCGGCACCGCCATCGCGGTGCTGCTGGCGATCGCCGGCGCGGCGCAGATCCGCACCTACGGCTCGACCAGCGAATACCTGGCGCACGGCAGCATCCCGCGCGACCACCTGGAGCAGATCCAGCAGCACTTTCCCGGCACCACGACCATGACGCTGCTCTACGAGGGGCCGCCGGAGAGCGCCAAGAGCCTGGCCGAGCTGCAGCACCTGGACGGCCTGCGCGCCGAGCTCGAGCGCGATCCGGTGGTCTGGCGCACCGCCTCGCTGGTCGACCTGATCAAGACCCTGCATCAGACGTTCAACGCCGACGCGCCCGATCCCTACCGGCTGCCGGACAGCCAGGAGCTGCTCTCGCAGTTGATGTTCCTCGGCGACTCGCCGGCCTTCGAGCGCTTCATCGACCGCGAGTACGCGCACTCGCTGCTGGTCGCCTACCTGCGCAGCGACGACTCCGCCCAGGTGGGCCCGCTCATCGAGCGCGCCCGCGCCTGGGTCGCGGCGCATCCGCCGCCGCCGGGCATGCGGGTACTGATCGCCGGCGGCGCCGGTCCGACCGTGGTGGCGGTCAACCAGCACACCACCCACACCAAGGTGCTCAACATCCTGCTGGTGCTGACGGCGATCTACCTCGTCTCGTCGCTGGTGCTGCGCTCGCCGCTCGGCGGCCTGTACGTGATCACGCCGATCGCCCTCAGCATGGTCCTGCTGTTCGGGCTGCTCGGCTGGATCGGCATCCGCCTCGACATGGGATCGTCCTCGGTGCTCGCCATCGCCGCCGGCATCGGCGCCGACTACGCCATCTACTTCCTCTACCGCCTGCGCGAGGAACGGGCGCGGGCCAGCGACGATGGCGCGGCGCTGCACGTCGCGATGCAGACCTCCGGCCGCGCCGTCATCTTCGTCGCCACCAGCATCGGCGCCGGCTTTCTCGCCATGGGTCTGTTCTCGCGCTTCTTCGGCCTGCGCCTGTTCGGGACCCTGATGCCGCTCGCCATGGCGGTCTCCTGTCTCGCGGCGCTGTCGCTCATGCCGGTGCTCGTGCTGCGCACCCGCCCGGCTTTCATCTTCGGCCGCCGCCGCGCCGCCGCCGCCGGCGAGCGCCGGCCGGCGCTGGGCTGACGCCGCGTCCGCCGAGCGCGTCAGCGGTCGGCGTCGGCGAGCAGTTGCCGCAGGCCGGCCAGGGGCACGCCGACGTCGGCGTGCCCCTGGCGCTGGCGGTACGCCGCGCCCTGGACGAGGGCGACCATGTGCCAGAACGGCAGGTGGGCGAGGAACGGGTCGGGATCGCAATGCGCGCGGTAGCCGTCGAGATAGGCGGCGCGCTGCGCCGGCGTCATCGGCCAGCGATACCAGGTGCGGCCGAGGTCGTACTCGCTCGGCGCCACCGCCACGGTTTCGAGATCGACCAGGCGGAGCTCGCCGTCGGGCCGGCAGACGATGTTGTCGGCGCAGTAGTCGCCGAGCGCCACCGTCGTCGTGCCGCGCGCCGGCGCGTGGCGCCGCGCCAGGCGCAGCAGCCCGCTCCCCTCGTGCTCGGCGAGGGAGCCGCCGGCGACGAGGGCGTCGAGGTCGCTGCGCAGCGCCGCGGCGCAGCGTCCCGCCGCCTGCGCGGGGTCGGCGTCGGAGCGGGCGCGCGCGTGCACCCGCGCCTGCGCCGCGCCGCAGCGCCGCAGCAGCGCCGCCGGCCATCCGGCGGCGGCGAGCGGCTGGCCTTCGACCCATTCGGTCAGCAGCGCCTCGCCGCCGTGCGCGATCAGTCGGGGCGCCAGCGCCCCGAGGTCGTCGATCAGCGCCGCCACCCGCGCCGCCGTGGCGGCCTCGAGCGTGCGCACGCCCTTCAACGTGCGGCCATCGGCGAAGCGCAGCCGGAAGGCGGTGGCGACCCGCGCCGGGCCGCGACGCGACAGCGGAATGGCGGCGACCAGCGGGCGCCCCACCGCCTCCACCAGCGCGGCGAGATCCGCGCCGAGCTCCGCTGCGGCCGTCATCGCGCTCTCTAGAGCAGATGCGCCGGCCGTCGCCAATCGCGCCCGCCCCGCGCTTCCGCTCTCCGGCGGCGCCGGCTACGCTCGCGACCTTGCGCCAGCCCGCCACCCGCCCCACGGCCGCCGCCGTCACCGCCGACTGGTCGGGACGCTTCCGGCCGGACATCGAGGGACTGCGCGGCCTCGCGGTGGTGCCGGTGGTGCTCTATCACGCCGCGGTGCCGGGATTCGCCGGCGGCTACGTCGGCGTCGACGTGTTCTTCGTCCTCTCCGGCTACCTGATCACCGGCCTGCTGCTGCGCGAAGCCGCGGCGACGGGCGCCGTCGCGCTGGCGGCGTTCTACGCCCGGCGCGCCCGCCGCATCCTGCCGGCGGCGGCGCTGGTGCTGGTGGCGACGCTGCTCGCGTCGGCGCTGTGCCTGCCGCCGGTGCGCGTACCGGACATCGCGGTCGACGGCGGCTGGGCGGCCCTGTTCTCGGCCAACCTCCGCTTCGCCCTGCAGGCGACGGACTACCTGCAGGCCGACCGCGCCCCGTCGCCGCTCCTCCACTACTGGTCGCTCGGCGTCGAGGAGCAGTTCTATCTCCTGTGGCCGGCGCTCGTCCTGCTCGTCGTGCGGCGGCGCGGCAACGGCGCGGCGCGTGCCGGAGCGCTCGCGTTCGCGGTCGCCGGCGCCTCGTTCGCCCTGTCGCTGCGCCTGACGGCGACGAACCTCCCCTGGGCCTTCTTCTCCCTGCCGACGCGCGCCTGGGAGCTCGCCCTCGGCGCGCTGCTCGCCGTCGCCGACGCGCGCCGCGTCGCGCTGCCGCGCGGGCTCGCCGCCCTGGCGGGCTGGAGCGGCGCGGCGCTGGTCGGCATCGCGGTGGGGTCGCTCTCCGCCGCGACGCCGTTCCCCGGCACCGCCGCCCTGCTGCCGACCGTCGGCACCGCGCTGCTGATCGCCGCCGGCGGGCAGGCGCCGCCGGCGGCGCCGAGCCGGCTGCTGGCGACGCCGGTGCCGCGCTTCATCGGGCGGATCTCGTACTCGCTCTATCTGTGGAGCTGGCCGCTGCTGGTCATTCCCGCCGGCGCGGCGGACGCGCCGCTGCCGCTGTGGCAGCGCCTGGCGCTCGCCGCCCTCGCCGTTCCGCTCGCCGCCGCCAGTCAGCAGCTCGTCGAGCAGCCGCTGCGACGCGGGCGGGGCATCGGGACGGTACCCGCCCGCAATCTGGCGTACGCGGCGGCGCTGTCGGTCGCCGTCGTCGCCGTCGCCCTCGCCACCTACGGCGGCGCGCGCTGGCGGCTCGGCGGCCGCGGCGTCGACAGCGCCGCGGCGCCGCCCGCGGCCCTGGTGCCGCTGCTCAGCGGACCGCTGCCGGACGATGTCCACCCTTCGCTCGCCGAGGTGGCGGCGGACATCGCGCGCCTCTATCCCGACAAGTGCCACCTCGGGGCGCGGGAGACGGAGGGCGCCGCCTGCGCCTACGGCGCGCCGGCATCGTCGCGCACCGTGGTGCTGTTCGGCGACTCGCACGCCGCGAACTGGTTTCCGGCCCTCGAGCCGATCGCCGCGGCGCGCGGCTGGCGCCTGCTGGCGCGCACCAAGTCGGCCTGCACCGCCGCCGACGTACCGGTCTGGAACTGGAGCCTCAAGCGCGTCTACGCCGAGTGCGCGACGTGGCGCGAGGGCGTGCTGCGCGCCATCGAGGCGGCGCCGCCGGCGCTCGTCGTCCTCGCCGCGGTGCGGACGGCGGCGGTGGTCGCCGACGGCCGGGTGATCGACGGCCCGCAGCGGGAGCGCGCCTGGGCGGACGGGCTGGCGCGGACGATCCGCCGCATCGCGGCCACCGGCGCCGCCGTCGTGATGATCCTCGACACGCCGCGCCCGGCCGGCGACCTGCCGACCTGCCTGTCGAAGCACGCCGACGACGTCGCCGCGTGCGCGACCGCGCGCTCGCAGGCCGTCGACGAGCACTGGCGCGCCCTCGAGCGCGCCACCGCC
Coding sequences within it:
- a CDS encoding aminoglycoside phosphotransferase family protein; the encoded protein is MTAAAELGADLAALVEAVGRPLVAAIPLSRRGPARVATAFRLRFADGRTLKGVRTLEAATAARVAALIDDLGALAPRLIAHGGEALLTEWVEGQPLAAAGWPAALLRRCGAAQARVHARARSDADPAQAAGRCAAALRSDLDALVAGGSLAEHEGSGLLRLARRHAPARGTTTVALGDYCADNIVCRPDGELRLVDLETVAVAPSEYDLGRTWYRWPMTPAQRAAYLDGYRAHCDPDPFLAHLPFWHMVALVQGAAYRQRQGHADVGVPLAGLRQLLADADR
- a CDS encoding acyltransferase, whose amino-acid sequence is MRQPATRPTAAAVTADWSGRFRPDIEGLRGLAVVPVVLYHAAVPGFAGGYVGVDVFFVLSGYLITGLLLREAAATGAVALAAFYARRARRILPAAALVLVATLLASALCLPPVRVPDIAVDGGWAALFSANLRFALQATDYLQADRAPSPLLHYWSLGVEEQFYLLWPALVLLVVRRRGNGAARAGALAFAVAGASFALSLRLTATNLPWAFFSLPTRAWELALGALLAVADARRVALPRGLAALAGWSGAALVGIAVGSLSAATPFPGTAALLPTVGTALLIAAGGQAPPAAPSRLLATPVPRFIGRISYSLYLWSWPLLVIPAGAADAPLPLWQRLALAALAVPLAAASQQLVEQPLRRGRGIGTVPARNLAYAAALSVAVVAVALATYGGARWRLGGRGVDSAAAPPAALVPLLSGPLPDDVHPSLAEVAADIARLYPDKCHLGARETEGAACAYGAPASSRTVVLFGDSHAANWFPALEPIAAARGWRLLARTKSACTAADVPVWNWSLKRVYAECATWREGVLRAIEAAPPALVVLAAVRTAAVVADGRVIDGPQRERAWADGLARTIRRIAATGAAVVMILDTPRPAGDLPTCLSKHADDVAACATARSQAVDEHWRALERATATDAGASVIDPTDWVCPGDPCPPVISSRIVFRDDHHLSTAFVTLLASRLANALPADGSIAAGGRAAAP